Genomic window (Ascochyta rabiei chromosome 13, complete sequence):
TCTTGGACTCGCAATACGTCTTGAGCTGGAGGGCTCGTGTTGTTTTCCCCGCGGAAGGATATCCTAGCGTCGGGTCAGTTAATTGTTTCTGTTCCAAAGACGGGAAGAAAGCGCACCTGATATGAGAACGAGCTGCAGCGCATTAGTCACGGGGCCGCGGGGGGGAAGGTGCAGCGGGTGCTCACAGGCATCGTCTCTTGTTTTGTGCTTGTACTGTGACCTGGGAACTTGCTTTCCCGCTGGTCGTGGGTGTGCGATCTAGTTTCCTCAGCGATCTGTGGTGCTCGATGCGAAGCCGCCAATAATCCGAGACTAGCGGTACGCCGTTTCGGTAGATTTTCTGGGGTGACGAAATTTGTCTTTCACAGGCCATGCATGCATGCCAGCCTCGGCTGAATCGCCGCCGATAGCACTTGCCCTATctctccgccgccgccgcctgcTACTTTATCCTGTCTTCATTCCGTTCACTATTCAGCCTTTTCTGGGTATATTGGTCAATACAAAGGACTACGCCCAGCGTGTACCACGACCGTTGGATATATTGCATCGCCACCAAGTACCGCACACTCTTCGGCGATACCACGGTTACTTTGAGACCACCCGCAGCCGCCCCTAGTACTGTGCGCCGGTGCGACAGCGTATACAGTAGTCTCTCTCCACTCTTTCGAAACTTCTTCTATCGTCCCCAGAAAAACCTTCGATATCCTCCGAAAGAACATCAACTTCCACGACGAGGACCATGTCGCAGCAATTTCCCACTCGTCCAGCTTTCGCCCCCCTGCAAACCTCAAGTGCCTCGCAGATCTCCAGCTATAGCAGCAGCTCAAGTCTAGCCTCGCCTTCTCCTCAGTCCACAGCGCCTCTCTCTTCGCCCACCATGCCAGGCACTCAGCAACAGCACTTCTTTGGCTCCCTGAACCAGCCGCGACAGCAACAACCACatcagcagcaacaacagcagcagcagcagcagcagcaacaccaCCCAATGCAGCTTCAAAGACATCCCAGTTACGAGTATCAGCCCAACAGGCAGGGGGCTGGTCAGACACAAAACGAGACCACAGCATACCTGAACTCAGCAGCGTTGCTGGCCGAGGCGGCAAAGCGTGCATCAATACAAGTCGTCATGCGGGACATTGAGGAGATGGAACTATGAGTGTGCTGTGCAAAATCTCCATTTTGACACTACGATCCATACTCCAAGCATCACCGCATCCACAACAACATCCAATCTCCTGCGGTGTCGCGGCAAACGTCGGCCAAGGTCGCACTACTTTCCCGCTCAAACATCCGAGTGGGTCCACGAAATAGATCTTTCGACATCACGAGAGTCTCATTCGGCCCCCACTATCACCAGAACTTTGGGGTTCGAAAGTCGCATTGGACTCTCCTGCATTGTCTAGACTTCTTGACTTGCTCTCAACCCAGCCCTCAGCCCAACTAAGGATTTAGTGGGGTATGATCATGACTGTACTTCATTCGTACATACTTTGCCCATCAGCTTTTCGGAGTCGTTTTGAAAGACGCACCATACCACTCCATATCATGTATTTCTTAGCCAGGCGTTTCATGGTGCATAGCACGCACTCAAGGGTTTCCATATTATCTTTATCAACATGGAGACGCATCCTCAAAGCAAGACAAACCGCTCAGGGCGATGCCATTAGACGAGACAGCACACACATGTGCATTACATAGCGATTAAACAGATTTCTATTCAGCATTTGCGCACTTAGGCTTTTTGATGTCTGCAAACATCCTTCTCATCTATTTACAGTAGACTAACGGTCCTAAATATGTCCTTAGGACATCCAGTCGGAACTGCGACAGCTAACATCGATTACAGAGTCCTGTGGCTAGGGGAGCGTCAGAACACGCGAAGAACAAACCCGATAGGCTGTACATTGCACGTCTGCAACGCACCTCTCTAAACAAACTTCATCTTTGAGCATCATCTCAGCCGGTGTCGCGCAAAGGAACTGCACTGGTGCGTAACAGACAGCAATTGGCCTTCGTGGTTATGAACGGTGACACCAATAATGACGGTAATAACGAGGTTAGTATCGACGCGCAGTATTGGCTCCTGGCTTCCACACCGTGTGTCGTCTCTCGTTGAGGTATCTATCTGCTTCTGTGTCAGGCGTCCTACAGCAAGAAGAGATGCGACTGGTAGCGACAAGGAGACATCTTTGTCGAAGTGAACTTTCATAGGCTCACTAAGCCTCCTGTATGGTATTGTAGAGAAAGATGGGTTTGGTACAACACAATCGAGCACCCCTTCTGCATACCAGTGTACAATGATTTTAAATTCAACATATGAGCGCAGGAACACACGAGTTGCTGAATTTTGGGTAGTTAATGGTTTATTGTTTTATCTTTCGTTCTGTTTAAGCCTTGACAGCACTGGATCTGAAGCTTAGTAATGTTGTGCAAAAGCGTAGGCGCGTAAGGAAAGATCACGTGTCCGCATTCGAGATCACACAGCCCTTCAAAGATGACTTCAACAACGAGACGCACAGCAACGAACAGCAAAAGAACAAAAAGAAATCAGCGACCGATACGAGACTCGAACTCGCAACCTTGGCCTTAGGAGGGCCACGCGCTACCATTGCGCCAACCGGCCAGCTCGATGGGTTTTCGTTGCTGTGGTGGACGATCAACAAAAATAAAttatttatatagttatCTAAGACTTCATTACCTGTGCTAAATTTGTTCTTCATCAGTCAGTTCCTCCAATCAATAAGCACATCGCTAGTCCCAGCGATCAATATCCTTGTAAAGCTCTTTGTTTGTCGCGGTGCGAATTTTTCGGTTCGTGCACTCTTGGTGAATCAAGGTTCGAACGTCATGCAGGTACAGGCCATTCAACCAACAGAGCTCTCGCCCGGAATGCAGGGAAAGCATGTGACGAATCTCTGCAATTCGGGCTACAGTCTTGATCCCAAGTCGTATTGTCCAACTGCCTTGGTTGCCCGCGAAGACAAGGATGAAGCACGCAATGTCAATATCGATTACAAATGTGGAAGGCACCTGAACTCTACGGCTGCAAAAACATCACTTCGCTAAAAAACCACCAATTCCACACTCAATTAAGCACTCTTCTCACACTTTCCTAAACTCCAGGTGCCCACATCGTGAGTCCCGCCTCATCCTTCCACCAATCATCGTGCGGACCCTCAACTCGGTGGCTCACGGCAAAAGCATTTCCAACTTTTACGTTTCGCGTTCCCCCCTCGAGCCGTAACCTCTGCAAACTTCGAAATCGCTACGCAAGAATTTTTTGTCTTGCGAACCGCGAAAGAAATGGTATGCGCGCCGTAGAGCTGCGAGTCCTGGAGATCAGGATACTGAATACCATGTCGTCAGGTTCATGCAGACGCGTCCGCTTTTGCAGATGGCTTAACCAAGCAAGAGGTGTACGCGCAGGTGCTGGAGCAGGCGCGAGCGCTGTTTGACGGGCAGAGGAACTGGGTAAGACGACTGTTCCGCAAAGCATAGCCAACATGGGATATGTCGATGGGCATCTTACTAACCGATAGTCAGGTGTGGTACGTCTTTCACGGTTCTCAACAACCACCTTCAATCATGGCTCCAGCTTTCTCCTCGTTGAGACGCCTCTGAAGCATCTGCGCAAACAGCGTACTGACGAAATCCCCACAGCAATTTCTCAAACACCGCCTCTCTCCTCTGGCATGCCTACCACTCTCTCCCTGGCCCCTCTTCCTCCGTAAACTGGTCAGGCTTCTACTTCCTTAATCCCACCAACCCGCAGCAACTCCTGCTCGGCCCGTTCCATGGGCAAGTAGCATGCCAGACCATTGCGTTCGGGCGCGGCGTATGCGGT
Coding sequences:
- a CDS encoding L-methionine (R)-S-oxide reductase is translated as MVHADASAFADGLTKQEVYAQVLEQARALFDGQRNWVCNFSNTASLLWHAYHSLPGPSSSVNWSGFYFLNPTNPQQLLLGPFHGQVACQTIAFGRGVCGAAAQTKQTQLVPDVEKFPGHIACDGASKSEIVVPIIQNGKVVAIIDIDCAEENGFNEEDQTALEELAVLLAESCDF